The following are encoded in a window of Vicia villosa cultivar HV-30 ecotype Madison, WI unplaced genomic scaffold, Vvil1.0 ctg.000250F_1_1, whole genome shotgun sequence genomic DNA:
- the LOC131625896 gene encoding uncharacterized protein LOC131625896: MEEISQPEKPVSHGTSTLDAKTIPETTSTPAPAKLTPSELEQLKQTDPLSFLKAIMNVNTPSPPELNVSTAVTADSSDKEDIPSLLRQIKERFFGVNLVDVLNRDPIKSHNLNQLLKKVDLLQVSTEVSEVIVLLGSLLEQLQANILRRQNVEKELSETKASHDSSWNFAMDATKQGEALRLKHSENQKAIDDYEKKIGSWKQEIKVLEGKIKEAESCQAVLQKSNQQDLLEVVQSGMKHFETAQKLVPEIERLKKHRALIELRMSSWETQYLKIKKDLPEDFN, encoded by the coding sequence atggaagagatttctcagcctgaaaaaccagtttctcatggaacttcaactcttgacgcaaaaaccattcctgagacaacttcgacgcctgcccctgcaaagcttactccttcagagcttgaacaacttaagcaaactgatcctctcagtttcttaaaggccattatgaatgtgaatactccttCGCCTCCGGAGCTTAATGTCTCAACAGCTGTTACTGCAgactctagtgacaaggaagatattcccagtcttcttcgacaaataaaagaaagattctttggggtcaatcttgtagatgttctcaaccgggaccctattaagagccacaacttaaatcaacttctaaagaaagtagatttgcttcaagtttccacagaagtttcagaggtaattgttctgctgggctctctactcgagcaactccaagctaacatccttcgaaggcaaaatgtcgaaaaagagttatctgagacaaaggcctctcatgactcttcatggaattttgctatggacgcaacgaaacaaggtgaggccctcaggctcaaacattcagaaaatcagaaggccattgatgattatgagaagaaaatcggctcttggaaacaagaaatcaaagtactcgagggcaagataaaggaggctgaaagttgtcaagcagtcctacaaaagtctaatcaacaagacttgctcgaagtggtgcagtcaggaatgaaacatttcgagactgcacaaaagttagtgccagaaatcgaaaggttgaagaaacaccgggcactaattgaacttcgcatgtcttcatgggagactcaatatttgaagatcaaaaaggatctccctgaggatttcaactaa